Proteins from one Gallus gallus isolate bGalGal1 chromosome 15, bGalGal1.mat.broiler.GRCg7b, whole genome shotgun sequence genomic window:
- the GP1BB gene encoding platelet glycoprotein Ib beta chain: MNSGILFLSLLGFLPSVIPTCPLPCKCATNIIDCMSKGLTVTRLPAAFRPSAEIINLSYNRLTSIPSGLFDNLNSLQAVHLQGNPWECDCDILYLRSWLQWQQNRTFYRDVRCASPAHLQGRVVAYLTEDEIISTCQYWYCSLALFSQLVLIILLFLQAILVIFIIIYLQRFRRMAAEARSTTRDLYQRADTWSLQEQ, translated from the coding sequence ATGAACAGTGGGATTCTCTTCTTGTCCCTCCTTGGCTTCCTCCCATCAGTGATACCTACGTGCCCCCTGCCATGCAAGTGTGCCACCAACATTATTGACTGTATGTCAAAGGGCCTGACTGTAACAAGACTACCAGCGGCTTTCCGGCCATCGGCTGAAATTATCAACCTCAGTTACAACAGGCTCACCTCTATTCCCAGCGGGCTCTTTGATAACCTGAACAGCCTCCAAGCAGTGCACTTGCAGGGCAACCCCTGGGAATGCGACTGTGACATCCTCTACTTGCGTTCCtggctgcagtggcagcagaacCGGACCTTTTACAGGGATGTGAGATGTGCCTCCCCAGCTCACCTCCAGGGCCGGGTTGTCGCATATCTGACAGAAGATGAGATCATCTCCACGTGCCAGTACTGGTACTGCTCTCTGGCTCTCTTCTCTCAACTCGTCCTCATCATCCTCCTTTTCCTCCAGGCTATTCTGGTCATATTCATCATTATCTACCTGCAGAGATTTCGGAGAATGGCTGCTGAAGCCCGGAGCACCACCCGGGATCTATACCAGCGTGCAGATACCTGGTCCCTACAGGAGCAGTAA